DNA sequence from the Sediminibacillus dalangtanensis genome:
ACTCAGCTGGAAGCGGGATGGCATCACTTACAAAATGTCTTATCGGGAAAATACATTAGGAGTCAGCCAAGAACAAAAAACCGGTGTGTCCAAGCAAGATCTGGTACAGGTAGCACATTCCTTTCATTCCTGAAAAGAAATTTTTGTTTTGGGGGTCAGTCCCTCCCCTCGTTTTGCGAGGGGAGGGACTGACCCCCAACGTTGTAACAGGTTAAAGGGTTTTGTCTGGTTATTGAAGGGTTTTTTGGGGAAGTAATAAAACTAAATATCGGCGACTAGAGAAAAATGTCGAAATTTCACTTGCATGACGTCTGACAAGCTGTTAAAATCCATAATTGGAAAACAAGGACTGAAAGCATTTTCATTTTAGGTGCATAACTGGAAAAACGTGGTTTGTTTTTGGGCAGAAACCCTCCTTTCTATTACTGGAAGGGAGTCAAATATCACCGATTTTCCAGGCACCCAGTGGTTTTCATGTCTATCATGATAAGTGGATCAGTAGCTGCCCGGTAAGGGATGGCAAATGTTCCGCTAAAGACTTTAAGGGAGGCTCATGCCGTGGATATTCTTCTTGGTTTGCTGGCAATTGTTATCATCCTCGGGATTTCATTTTTATTGTCCAATGACCGCAGCAACATAAATTATAAAGGGATAGCAATCATGCTGATCGCACAGTTGATTACCACTTGGTTTATGTTTAAAACCAAAATTGGTGAGTGGGTGATCACAGGTATTTCCGATGGTTTCAATAAGCTGATTGATTTCGGAATGGAAGGAATCAACTTCGTCGTAGGCGGTTTAATGATTGAAGACGGAGGCAGCGTGTTCTTCTTCAATGTGCTGTTGCTGATCGTCTTTTTCTCCACTATTTTGGCGGTACTCACCCATCTGAAGATTTTGCCGACCATCATCAAGTATTTCGGCGGGTTTTTATCGTATATTACCGGACTGCCCAAGGTGGAATCGTTCAACGCGGTTAATAGTATCTTTTTCGGTCAGTCGGAGGCATTGATTGCAATTAAATCGCAATTCCATCATCTTAGCGACAATCGGCTTTATATAGTCAGTGCTTCCGCAATGGGATCGGTTTCTGCATCAATCGTCGGTGCTTATATTCAAATGCTTCCCGCACAATACGTGTTGGTTGCATTGCCGTTGAATATGTTCAGCTCCCTGATTATCGCGTCCATGATTGCACCAGTGAAAGTGGACAAGCAGGACGACCGGGTCGATATCAAGGAAGTATCAGATTCAAAAAGTATCTTTGAGGCAATGGGGAATGGAGCGCTTGACGGTGGGAGAATTGCTTTGATTGTGGCTGCCATGCTGATTGCTTTCATTGCTTCGCTGGAACTGGTCAACTGGATTATCCAGGCGATTTTCGCAGGTGTAACCCTCCAGCAGATTCTTGGCTATATTTTAGCTCCAATTGGATTCTTGATGGGAATTGCACCAGGAGAGCTTATTCAGGCCGGCGGTATCATGGGTACAAAAATCGTTACCAATGAATTTGTCGCCATGCTGGAATTACAACCGGTAGTTGACACACTTTCCGAAAAAACGGTCGGTATTGTGACGGTATTCCTGACCAGCTTCGCTAACTTTTCTTCAATTGGTATCATCGCAGGTACTGTGCAGGCGATTGATTCGAAAAAAGCCGTTGCCGTTTCAAAATTTGGTCTCAAACTGCTTTTAGGGGCAACATTGGGCTCGATTCTTTCAGCAACAATGGCAGGATTGTTCTTGTAATTTAATAAGGAAAGGTATCCTTAAGATACCAAGGCTGTCGGGACTGCTCGGCAGCCTTTTTTATTCAGAAATTTATCAATCGGGGGCTGAACACAGATTCCCTTTTTGACTTTATTAGTAATTCCGTATATATCCTGTATAAGAGATACCTTGTGCTGAACATCTGCTTGCCATTTTAATTTTTCTAACAACACGTATCGCCAGTAGTGGCGGGAGAAGAGTTCTTCTGTAGGATAAGGCGTCCCAGGTTAAAGCGGATGGAGTAAATGAAATCAACTCTATAAGAAGCAGAGTAAACGACAAAGCAGTTCCCAAAACAGAACAATTAATCATCGGCGACGTTTATATTACAATGTAGGTGGAATGAAAAGTAATATCACGACAAAGAAAGGACGTTGTCTATGTCGGAACAATACAAGTTGTATATCAACGGCCAATGGGTAGAGACCGATGCAACTCAGGATGTACTCGATAAGTATTCGCAAAACACGTATGCAACCGTGTACAAGGCAGGGGAAAAACAGGTCGGCCAAGCAATTTCCAGCGCAGAGTCTGCCTTTCAAAACCATTCGTTATCCCCGTATGAACGCTATGAGATATTAAAAAAAGTCAGTGAGTTACTTGCAGAAAATAAAGACGAATTGGCTCAAACAATTACCAAAGAAGCAGGAAAACCGCTAAAGCAGGCCCGAACAGAAATCGATCGCAGCTCGCAAACCTTTGAAGTTGCAGCGGAAGAAGCCAAACGAATCAGCGGTGAGGGAGTACCGGTCGAAGCTGCACCCGGTTCGGAAAACCGGATGGCATTCACCATCCGTGTTCCAGTCGGAGTGGTCGGTGCCATCAGTCCGTTCAACTTCCCATTGAATTTGGTTTCGCATAAGGTGGCTCCTGCAATAGCGGCAGGCAACGCAGTCGTTTTAAAACCGGCAAGCGCCACACCGATCACCTCTTTAAAACTTGCTGCGTTGTTTGAGCAAGCAGGGCTCCCAGGCGGTCTGTTCAATGTCATCGTCGGTTCCGGTTCGGTCGTTGGCCAGCAAATGATGGAGGATAGCCGTATCCAGCTTTACACGTTTACCGGAAGTGCCAGAGTCGGTTTGAAGTTAAAGCAGACAACCGGGTTGAATAAACTCATCCTGGAACTCGGCAATAACTCGCCAGTAATTGTCGATAAGGAAGCAGATGTCGAGCAGGCTGCACACAACATCGCACAGAAAGGTTTCGCTTTTGCCGGTCAGGTTTGTATATCTGTCCAACGGGTGTATGTGCATGAAGAAATCAAAGAATCCTTCCAGGAGAAGTTACTAGATGCTGTCAAATCGTTGAATGTCGGCGATCCTAACGATCCGGATACCGACGTTGGTCCGATGATCGCTGAATCGGAAGCAGAACGAGCGGAACAGTGGGTGAAAGAGGCAGTTGACAACGGAGCTGAACTATTAACTGGCGGTGACCGAAACGGACCAGTTTTTCAACCGACCGTCGTCAATAATGTAAAAAAAGACATGAAGGTAGTGTGTGAAGAAATTTTTGCGCCGGTAATTAGTTTAATCAGTTACAGTAATCTTGATGACTGTATCGACGAAGTAAATGAATCACCTTATGGCTTGCAGGGCGGCATTTTCACACAAAATCTGGATAGAGCATTTTACGCCGCCAAAAAAGTAGAAGTCGGCGGACTGATGATCAACGACTCTTCCCAGTACCGCGTGGACCTGATGCCATATGGTGGCGTAAAAGACAGTGGATCAGGAAAAGAAGGTCCTAAGTATTCGATTGAGGAAATGACCAATGAACGCTTGATTGTATTGAATTTAAAAAACGGTTGATTATGCGGGAAAGAAAACGAGAAAAAGAGGCCGGGCCAAAAGCATGGCCACTAAAGAAAAAAACCGAACGAATGCTAACTGTCAATCAAATTTGTTCGGTTTTATTGTATATTTTCTTTTTATCCTGTTGTTTGATACGTGCTTCGAATCGCTACGGCAAGATATTACGCGTTCCACGGGCACGGCTTCCACTTCCTCCGAAAGCACCATCCGCCTTCTTGCGGGATTTTCAGCTCGTGCTGTTCCCGTAGGAGTCTCCGTATCTTGCCTTCGCTATGTTTTCGGGCTCTGATTTCCACACGATCAAGACAAGATAAACCATATTCTTTTATTGGCTGATAGGTATCTAAACAGGGAAGAAGACGAAAGGCTTGGGTATTCCTTTATTCTTCTCTTCGGAATTGGAATGTGCGCCAACAGCATAGAAAGGATAAAGAAGTACTCCTGGTTTCCAGGCGGATTCGCTTTCTATCAGTAGCGGCAATAGGCAACACGGAAATTACACCAGAAGAGAAGGTATTTCCATTCAACGCAGGTAAGGTACGCAGACTCCAGCGGGATGAGCGCGAGCTGAAGATCCACTTGGCAAAGCGGTATTCTTTGCCAAGTTAGCTGAAGCCGTGCCCGCGGAAAGAGAAGTATCTTGCCGGAGTGGAAAATTGCACTTTTCATAGGGTAGAACAGTTTGCTGTTTGTTTTGGTCACGATGCTTTTGTCCCAGCCATTGAACGGGAGAAGACTGTTGTTATGCCTCAAGTTGACCAGAAAGCTTGCGTTGCAGAAAAACGAGCCTGCCGTATAAGGTGACGGCTCCTGCGCTTAAGCCGATGATAATGCCCATCCAGTAGCCGAATGGACCGAAATCAGTGAAATTGGCCAGAAGCCAGCCACTCGGAAGGCCAATAAGCCAGTAGGATATCAATGCCATAACCAGTGTGATGTTGACATCTTTATAGCCGCGTAGGGCTCCTTGGAGCGGGGCTCCGACAGCGTCGGCAAACTGAAAGAAAATCGCGTAAAATATAAACTGCTTCGTCAGGCTGATGACGTCCGGGTTGTCGTTATACAACCGGGCCACGGTGTCATCAAGGGTATATAAAATCAATCCGGCAAAAAAAGAAATTGCGATGCCGCAGCTGAGACCGATGTACGAATACACTTTAGCGTCATGCATCCTCCTGCCGCCTATTTCAAACCCAACGGCAATCGTTAAGGCCATCGCAATACTAAGCGGGATCATATATAAATACGATGCAAAGTTGATTGCTGCCTGGTGAGCAGCAATCGTTTCCGTACTATAAACACTCATTAACAGGGTCACTGCTGCAAAGATGCTTGTTTCAAAAAAGATGGCAAAACCAATCGGAACGCCGATGCGTAGCTGTTCCCACCAGGCGTGCAGGGAAGGTCTGCGCCAGTTTTTGAAAACCGTATAAAAGCGGAACGGTTTGTATCGGTAGATAACCCAAACCGCTACAGCGGAGGAAATCCAGTAAGTCAACGACGAGGCGATGCCAGCACCGATACCGCCTAATGCAGGCATGCCCAGCCGACCGAAAATGAACATGTAATTAAATAGTATGTTGAGCGGCAACGATATTAAGATAATCACCATTGATGTTCTTGTGTGACCGAGCGCATCGATGAAACAACGAAGCAGGTTGAATAGAAACAAGGGAATAATCCCGGTTGCCAGTGCTGCCAAATAAAATTTAGCGACATGGGCGACTTCTTCCTCTAAATCCATCCGGTCAAGAATGGGATCGACAACAAAGAAGCCGATGATGGTGACGACTGCAGCCAAACTAATTGATAAATAGATGCCCTGCCGGACTATTTCCGGGACTTCCTTTTCTTTTCCGCCTCCGACTAATTGGGAGACGATTGGAGACAAAGCAAGCAAAATTCCGTTGATCCCGGTAAAAATCGGAACCCATAGGTTAGAGCCAATCGCAACACCCGCCAAGTCCGCGGTGCCAAATTTTCCAGACATGACGGTATCGAAAAAATTCATGGCATATAAGCTTAACTGGGTAATTAAAATGGGAATAAGAATAATCAAGAATAACTTGAGTTTTTGTTGTAGTGAATTTGTCCGGTACATACTGCTCTTCCTTTTTACATTAATTTCGATTAGGATAGAGAGGATTATAGCACATTCCCGATGATTATTATACTTAGGGTTCTTATGGATAAAACAATATGTACAGAAAGAGAGAGGAATTAACAGATGAGTGACAAACGGATATTATTTACGGGCGGCGGTTCCGCCGGCCATGTCATCGTGAACCTTGCAGTCATTCCCCATTTTCAAAAAGAGGGGTGGAAAATAGATTATATCGGTTCGAAAAACGGTATAGAAAAAGAGCTGATCAGCCGCCTGGACAACGTGGAATACCATGAAATATCGACAGGCAAGCTGCGTCGATATTTTTCGAAAGAAAATTTTAAAGATCCTTTCAAGGTGCTGAAAGGAGTGCTGCAATCTTACCGGATTATTGGGAAACGCAAACCATCGGTCATTTTTTCAAAAGGTGGATTTGTCTCCGTACCGGTACTTGCAGCTGCCTGGCTGCGAAAAACACCTGCAGTAATCCATGAGTCGGACTATACACCCGGGCTTGCCAATAAGCTGGCCATTCCTTTCGCCAAGAAAGTGTTGACCACCTTTCCGGAAACGATCCAACACCTTCCGGAAACAAAAGCGGAATGGATCGGGGCGGTAGTACGCGATGAGCTGTTCCAGGGCAACAGGGAAAAAGGGCTTGCTATCGCCAATTTAGACAACAGTAAACCTATATTGTTGATTATGGGGGGGAGTGGCGGCTCCGCCAAAATCAATGGATCAGTCCGAGGCAGTCTGGATGAGTTGCTTGCAGATTATCAAATCATTCATATTTGCGGAAAAAATAACGTGGACCCTTCCATCAAAAAAGAGGGGTATTCGCAGTTTGAGTATGTGAATGAAGAACTGAGCGATTTGTTTGCCGCAACCGATTTTGTTTTATCTAGGGCTGGGTCCAATGCTATCTTTGAGTTCTTGGCTTTGCGAAAACCGATGTTGCTTGTACCGCTTTCTCGGAATGCCAGCCGGGGAGACCAAATTCTAAACGCAAAGTCCTTTCAAAAACAAGGATATGCCCATATGGTCGAGGAAGAGGAATTGACCGGTGACCGGCTTGTAAAGGAACTGAAGCGACTGAAGGAAGAAAAAATGACCATTCTCCGACATATGCGCAATTATGAAAGTCGTGAAGCTAAGCAGCAGGTCATATCAACAATCAAACAAGCAGGCCGCATCGGCAGCCAAAAATAAAGAAGTCGTCGGGAAATCATATACCGCTACATATAAAAGCGTATGGTAGCAGGGCTAGGAGAGAATAAATAGACCACCTTCAAGCATTTGGTTGGCTACGGGATGGAAGAAGCGGCGAACAAGGTAGATTTTCTTTAGATGGGCTTCCTCTCATTCTGTTAGTTGAGGTGTAATCCCAATCGCTACGGCAAGATACTCCGCTTGCCACGGGCACGGCTTCAACTTCCTCAGAAAGTGAATATTTGCATCATGCATAAGAGAAGGGTAGAACGGTTTATTTTTTGCCAAGTTCATTCGACAGGTTAGAGTAAAAAAAGAAAAACCGAGCGAGTTCGAATACATAGCGTTTCGAATCATCGTTCGGTTTTTTCTTTGGCAACGATGCTTTTGCCCCAGCCTCATTTGTACGAAGGTTACTGGGAAGCAAGCCACCTTTCGCTTTTTAATTATCCGACTTCAGCACCTGCCTCTGACCAAGTGCTGAAGCTTTTTTCCTTATTCTTCTTGTTTGCGGTGGAATGGCCACCAGTTCCCTTGTTTGAACAGCCGCACCAAAATCGGTATGAACAGCGGCAGCATGATCACGGCGTATAGGAACAATCCTGTAAGCACTACCGTGGCGATTTGCAGCAGGGATAAGACACCGGCTGGCATCATCGCGCTGAATGTTCCGCCCAGTATTACCGCAGCAGAGATGATAACTGTTCCCATATTTTTCATGGCCGATAACAGGGCATCCTTGATCGTCATGCTTTTGTTTTCGTTAAAACGATCCATCAGGAAGATGCTGTAGTCGATTCCTAATGCAATGAGAATGACAAAAGCAAAGAACGGAACTGCCCAGCTAATGCCTTCATAATCGAGGATGTTGACGAAAATAATTTCGGCAATTCCCATCGACGTATAGTAGGTCAGTACAAGCGAACCAATCAGGTAAATCGGCATTACCAAAGAACGCAGCAGGATGACCAGAATAATAAAGATTCCCGCTAGCATAAAGATGACGGTACGTGAATAGTCCTGATCGGAAATTTCCTGCAAGTCATGGTTTGTACTGCTTACTCCACCAATGGATGTTTTTGAATCCGTAAAAATCGTTCCTTCCTTCGCCTCGTCCACAGCATCCTCTAAATCTCCGATAAAGTTAACCGACTCGGTCGAGTATGGATTGTTGCTCAATACCACTTCAAAAGTCGTAATCTTTTTATCTGTTGACAGATATGGTTCGATACCTTCTTGAAAGTCTTCGTTTTCAATGGCTTCTTCCGGTATGTTGATCGTCGGTTGTTGTTTTGCGGTTGAGAATTCGTCCAAATAGCTTTGTACTTCCGTCAGGCCGTCGGATATTTGTACCAATCCGTCCGATCCTTCATGAAGTCCGTCTGCCAGCTCAGAAAGCTGTGCCTGCATGTCGCTGAAAGCACCCTTCAGTTCTTCCTGGCCGCCGTAAATTTCACTCAACCCTTCCTGCAGGCTCGGTATATTGTTGACGACTTGCTGTTGTCCGTCAGAAGCCTGGTTCAGCCCCGACTGAAGTTCACCGACAGCATTGCTCAATTGGGAAAGACCGTCAGCCAATTGCTCTTGCCCGTCGATGGTACTGGTAAACCCTTGATTTGCTTCCTGTAGACCGGCTAGAACTTGACTTTCAAGCGTGTTGTTTAAACCGGATAACCCAGGCTGGTCATCGGTTCCCTGTACGACAGCAGCCAACTGGCCTTTTGCTGTTTGGAAATCCGGATCCTGGGCAAGGGCTGGATTGTTTTGTTCAGCAGTGTTCAGGCTTTGCAAGGAGCTGGCAAGTACTTGCTCCATTGTTTGGTAGCCTTGCATGAGGGAGTTCAATCCCTGTTCCAATCCTTGATAGCCATTCAGCAGTTCCTGATTCCCATCAATTGTCTGCTGAAGATTGGCTTGAATTGTTTCCAAGTTGCTTTGAATCTCTCCAGCTCCTTGAGCTCCAGAAGCAATCCCGGATTGAATTTCGGACAATGCCGATTGCATCTCGCCAATCCCGTTATTGGCTTGTTGTGTACCATTCATCAGCTCCTCTACTCCGGACTCGGTCTCTTCCAACTGTGGCTGGGATGCCTGAAGCTGATCAGCCGCATCGGAGAAACCAGACTCAATTTCGTCAATACCGTCGGTGCTTTCACCGATTCCGTCACTAAGCTGATCGGTTTGGCTATCGACCGTGAAATCTTCGATCACGGCACCGGCAGGGCGTGTTGCACTTCGTACGGAATCGACTCCTTCCAGAGCCGCGATATTCTGGGAAAGCAGCTCGATATCCTGGTAGTCTTCCGGTGATTCGATTTGTTGATCGGTTTGCAGTACTACGGTGGCAGGCATTGCCTGGCCAGGTCCTACAGAATCTGCAATCCAGTTAAAAGCCTGTACAGAGCCATAGTCATTGCCGATTTCCTCTAAAGAGTTATAGGATTTTTGTCCGTTGTATGCAATCACACTCGGTACGGTGATGACCAAAATGATCAATAAAGAAATAAGCGGCCGTGTCCAGGCGAATGAGCCGACATGTCCCCAAAGTTTACTCTCCTTGTGGGAAACATTTTTATCAAACGGCCAGAACAGCTTCCTGCCAAGAACGACGAGAAAGAACGGTACAAGTGTGGCCAAAGCAATCAAAACGACTGCGACCCCGACCGCAACAGCGACTGCAGATTGATAGAGTGAGAAGGTTGAAAAGCCGATTGTCGAGAAACCGATCAAAACAGCTAGACCAGCAAAGAATATCGTTTTCCCTGCCGCTTTGTATGTGGCCATTACTGCTTCTTTGGTGGTTTCGTGA
Encoded proteins:
- a CDS encoding NupC/NupG family nucleoside CNT transporter, translating into MDILLGLLAIVIILGISFLLSNDRSNINYKGIAIMLIAQLITTWFMFKTKIGEWVITGISDGFNKLIDFGMEGINFVVGGLMIEDGGSVFFFNVLLLIVFFSTILAVLTHLKILPTIIKYFGGFLSYITGLPKVESFNAVNSIFFGQSEALIAIKSQFHHLSDNRLYIVSASAMGSVSASIVGAYIQMLPAQYVLVALPLNMFSSLIIASMIAPVKVDKQDDRVDIKEVSDSKSIFEAMGNGALDGGRIALIVAAMLIAFIASLELVNWIIQAIFAGVTLQQILGYILAPIGFLMGIAPGELIQAGGIMGTKIVTNEFVAMLELQPVVDTLSEKTVGIVTVFLTSFANFSSIGIIAGTVQAIDSKKAVAVSKFGLKLLLGATLGSILSATMAGLFL
- a CDS encoding aldehyde dehydrogenase family protein → MSEQYKLYINGQWVETDATQDVLDKYSQNTYATVYKAGEKQVGQAISSAESAFQNHSLSPYERYEILKKVSELLAENKDELAQTITKEAGKPLKQARTEIDRSSQTFEVAAEEAKRISGEGVPVEAAPGSENRMAFTIRVPVGVVGAISPFNFPLNLVSHKVAPAIAAGNAVVLKPASATPITSLKLAALFEQAGLPGGLFNVIVGSGSVVGQQMMEDSRIQLYTFTGSARVGLKLKQTTGLNKLILELGNNSPVIVDKEADVEQAAHNIAQKGFAFAGQVCISVQRVYVHEEIKESFQEKLLDAVKSLNVGDPNDPDTDVGPMIAESEAERAEQWVKEAVDNGAELLTGGDRNGPVFQPTVVNNVKKDMKVVCEEIFAPVISLISYSNLDDCIDEVNESPYGLQGGIFTQNLDRAFYAAKKVEVGGLMINDSSQYRVDLMPYGGVKDSGSGKEGPKYSIEEMTNERLIVLNLKNG
- a CDS encoding MATE family efflux transporter; this encodes MNVKRKSSMYRTNSLQQKLKLFLIILIPILITQLSLYAMNFFDTVMSGKFGTADLAGVAIGSNLWVPIFTGINGILLALSPIVSQLVGGGKEKEVPEIVRQGIYLSISLAAVVTIIGFFVVDPILDRMDLEEEVAHVAKFYLAALATGIIPLFLFNLLRCFIDALGHTRTSMVIILISLPLNILFNYMFIFGRLGMPALGGIGAGIASSLTYWISSAVAVWVIYRYKPFRFYTVFKNWRRPSLHAWWEQLRIGVPIGFAIFFETSIFAAVTLLMSVYSTETIAAHQAAINFASYLYMIPLSIAMALTIAVGFEIGGRRMHDAKVYSYIGLSCGIAISFFAGLILYTLDDTVARLYNDNPDVISLTKQFIFYAIFFQFADAVGAPLQGALRGYKDVNITLVMALISYWLIGLPSGWLLANFTDFGPFGYWMGIIIGLSAGAVTLYGRLVFLQRKLSGQLEA
- a CDS encoding undecaprenyldiphospho-muramoylpentapeptide beta-N-acetylglucosaminyltransferase, which gives rise to MSDKRILFTGGGSAGHVIVNLAVIPHFQKEGWKIDYIGSKNGIEKELISRLDNVEYHEISTGKLRRYFSKENFKDPFKVLKGVLQSYRIIGKRKPSVIFSKGGFVSVPVLAAAWLRKTPAVIHESDYTPGLANKLAIPFAKKVLTTFPETIQHLPETKAEWIGAVVRDELFQGNREKGLAIANLDNSKPILLIMGGSGGSAKINGSVRGSLDELLADYQIIHICGKNNVDPSIKKEGYSQFEYVNEELSDLFAATDFVLSRAGSNAIFEFLALRKPMLLVPLSRNASRGDQILNAKSFQKQGYAHMVEEEELTGDRLVKELKRLKEEKMTILRHMRNYESREAKQQVISTIKQAGRIGSQK
- a CDS encoding MMPL family transporter; the encoded protein is MRKIIQLRWAVFVIWIAAAICLLVFSPNLQDLVRDKGQIGVPDGYSSSRAGELLEQMSDDQDKDTASAVLVFHEDEGINDSQKQEIADGISNLQDRESELGISEVMSFEDSEEIEEQVISEDGTTIMVPMNVSLADREVQDSRDAIYQATSSIEVEHYLTGETYISDDIMVNSQEGLKKTEYITVAIILIILFLVFRSVVAPFIPLLTVGISYLAAQGIVSILADTVDFPLSNFTQIFMVAVMFGIGTDYCILLISRFKEELAHHETTKEAVMATYKAAGKTIFFAGLAVLIGFSTIGFSTFSLYQSAVAVAVGVAVVLIALATLVPFFLVVLGRKLFWPFDKNVSHKESKLWGHVGSFAWTRPLISLLIILVITVPSVIAYNGQKSYNSLEEIGNDYGSVQAFNWIADSVGPGQAMPATVVLQTDQQIESPEDYQDIELLSQNIAALEGVDSVRSATRPAGAVIEDFTVDSQTDQLSDGIGESTDGIDEIESGFSDAADQLQASQPQLEETESGVEELMNGTQQANNGIGEMQSALSEIQSGIASGAQGAGEIQSNLETIQANLQQTIDGNQELLNGYQGLEQGLNSLMQGYQTMEQVLASSLQSLNTAEQNNPALAQDPDFQTAKGQLAAVVQGTDDQPGLSGLNNTLESQVLAGLQEANQGFTSTIDGQEQLADGLSQLSNAVGELQSGLNQASDGQQQVVNNIPSLQEGLSEIYGGQEELKGAFSDMQAQLSELADGLHEGSDGLVQISDGLTEVQSYLDEFSTAKQQPTINIPEEAIENEDFQEGIEPYLSTDKKITTFEVVLSNNPYSTESVNFIGDLEDAVDEAKEGTIFTDSKTSIGGVSSTNHDLQEISDQDYSRTVIFMLAGIFIILVILLRSLVMPIYLIGSLVLTYYTSMGIAEIIFVNILDYEGISWAVPFFAFVILIALGIDYSIFLMDRFNENKSMTIKDALLSAMKNMGTVIISAAVILGGTFSAMMPAGVLSLLQIATVVLTGLFLYAVIMLPLFIPILVRLFKQGNWWPFHRKQEE